Proteins co-encoded in one Nicotiana sylvestris chromosome 7, ASM39365v2, whole genome shotgun sequence genomic window:
- the LOC104225495 gene encoding uncharacterized protein — MGNCIVLQEKIVKVMKTDGKILEYKAPIKVYQVLSQFSGHAVSESLSVIQHLPPNSNMLAGQLYYLLPLLPVPPPKIAKKKKVVKFAKEVIQEEAKERKEVVRIKLVISKKELQDLLKEEGLITVDEISHLIKKEKQTDDNTTNGKGWKPVLDCIPEFH, encoded by the coding sequence ATGGGGAATTGTATAGTTTTGCAAGAAAAAATTGTAAAAGTAATGAAAACAGATGGGAAGATTCTTGAATACAAAGCTCCAATAAAAGTATATCAAGTATTATCACAATTTTCTGGCCATGCAGTATCTGAATCCCTTTCAGTTATTCAACATCTACCACCAAATTCTAACATGTTAGCTGGTCAACTTTATTATCTTTTGCCACTATTACCAGTGCCTCCtccaaaaatagccaaaaagaAGAAGGTGGTCAAATTTGCAAAAGAAGTAATTCAAGAAGAAGCTAAAGAAAGGAAAGAGGTAGTAAGGATTAAGCTTGTTATTAGTAAGAAAGAACTGCAAGATTTGCTCAAGGAAGAAGGATTAATCACAGTTGATGAAATCTCTCATCTTATTAAGAAGGAAAAACAAACAGATGATAATACAACTAATGGTAAAGGATGGAAGCCTGTTCTTGATTGTATACCTGAATTTCACTAG